The DNA segment CGATCTTCGACCCGTTGAATCATCACTATCTCTCCCTTTTTCAATCCCTACCGGAAATACAGCGCCGTCATAGGCGCAGTACATTTCATCGCCCTTGTTTCCTAAGGACCTGTCGAACCAGCTATTTCCTATAATCCCGTGCACGGAAGGTGTAGCGCCAGTGTAGATAGATGTATGTGTGGGACAGGTTTTGGTAGGCGCAAAGTTGTATTTTGTATTATTGAAACTGTATCCGCCCTTTACCAGCTTCCTGAAGCCGCCGTCCCCGAACCTGTTCCAATAGCGCGGAAGGAAATCATAGCGCATCTGATCGACGATTATTCCCAGGATGAGCCTCGGCGATGAATCGCCACGCACTACGGGAGCGGGGCCCATCGTTGGCGAAGGGCTCTGAGTCGCGGCAATCTTGATGCTTTCTTTCCTTTTCGTCCTTTCAGGCCTCTCACAGGAATAGAGAATAACGACGGGCAGGATCAAGAAAATCAATATTCGGACACGGGATAAAAATAAGAATTTCATTGATGCGCTTCCTCTATTATTCCCACAAGCAGATTTTACAACGGATTTGTTAACTTTGCGTTAAAATATAATTTCATAAGTGGATCGGGTTCGAATATCAAGCGCATTTACTTTATAAGAAAATCGAATTCAGTCATACTTAAGACTACTATACCGACGAGGAAAATTGTACGCAATTGTCCGGAAAGAAATTATTTATATTCATTCTCGCGTTTGCGGTAATTATCACGGGGCTGCTCGCGTTCCGCTACCTTCACGGAACGCATACGGAGTATTGCCCGCTCTCGCATAAATTAAGCGACACGGCGGACTGCGTCGTTCTGCACAAAGCCCGGGGCAGAGTGCTCATACGCCATGCCGACAGATACAGGGTCGATTACTATATTGAGATAATCGACGGCGGAGAGTCCTATAAATACGAGATCCCCGAATACAGCGTGAACGGACCCGCCCCTAAAAAATTCAGGGTAAGGATGATCGAAAACGAACTCGGCGCCGTTACCGTGAACGGCGAAAGACTAACGCTCCTTCCAATTTCAAGCGGCGGGAGATAGAGCCAGAGACTAATCAAAAGTAATCACTTCAAAACAGCGGGGCGGGATGGAGTCGGAGCAGAAATTGCATGTTGCGTTTTCTACCCTAACACCGGGGATATTGATAAAGAGCGAGAGCTTGTCTATCTGAAAAGGCCTTATATCCTCCAGAGTCCCCGCGAATTCACCCTTCACGAATCTTCCGAGCTGGTTCTGGGATGTTTCAAAGAGGTTCATCGTTTCGCAGTCGGAGAACTCAGCGAGCCAAAGTGCGGAGGTGTTCAGGAAACTGAAGATGGTTCCGGGGTTCGGAGTACCTTCGAGAACCGCAACAACCCAGTCAATTGAAAACCTGTCCCCAGTCTCCTGACCGGTGCACTTGATGCAGCTGAGCCCGTCCTGCTGCCCAATGGCCAGGATTGTCTGGGACGGGCAGGAGCTCCGCTCGAGGTTCACGCCGAAGCATCCGTCTATTTCGGAATCGCAGGATATGAATACAAGAGTTGCAATAGCGGAAATAAAAACAAAGAGTCCGGCTTTGAGGTATTGATTAACCATTATATTTAAAGTATAGCTAAAAACGACGGGACTTAATTTATTTTCTTTGATTGTTATAATATCAGCAGCACGATTTTTCTATCACCCCGTTTTTGCAGTTAAAATTAGTCCCCTGGAAATTTATGAGAAAGAATATTGTAGGAGAAAAGAATGGTTTATGAATACAAATATATAATTTTAGTTTTATTCGCAGTTATTTTGCTGTCGGCCGGATGCAAGGAATCCCCGAACCTTCAGCCCGAGCTTACAGGGGTGTGGACAAGAACAATAGGCAGCGGAGAAGACACGATAGAGGGGATATTGAAATTCGACCCCGACGCCACATTCGACTTTACGTTCAAGGGCGATTCGAAAAACCATGAGGACACGGAAGGCAGGTACAGCCTCGAAGGGAATCAAATAACCTTCATAGATAACTCATGCGTCGACGCCGGCACGTATACATTCATGGTCAGGAACAATGTACTGACATTCAAAGAAGTCAAGGACGACTGCGGTCCCCGTAAAGCGGACCTCAACGGCGGATGGAAGCGGGTGGAGAAATGATTGCTGGTTTTTATGACGGTTATTTCTTCGATACTTAATAGTTAAGCAAGCCCTCCGACCGTGCGCTCGCAGGCAGTCAAAGAGTACCTACCCCGGCGCCTGAATCGAACCTACAGCATAAATCACAATGCCGCTTGACTTAGAGTGCGCTCTAACTTGTATACTTTCAATTGATTCAGAAAAGACGAGGAATAATAGGATGAATAAACCGTTAAAGATAAAAGACGTCTCGGAGTTAACGGGGCTAAGTAAACATACTCTCAGATACTATGAGAAAATAGGCCTGATTGACCAAGTAAAAAGGAGGGGTGACGGCCATCGTTACTACTCCGAAAACGATGTAGCCTGGATAGAGTTCCTGAATAGACTCCGAGTAACGGGAATGCCTATAAGCCGGATGAAAACATTCGCAGATCTCAGGCGGAAAGGTAATTCAACAGCGGGGGAACGCAGGGAGATGCTCGAGAATTTTAAGGACGATTTATACCAAAGGCTGACTGATCTTAGTAAACATCTGGAGGCAATTGAGAAAAAGATAAAACATTACAAAGAACTTGAAAAAAAGACGAAGTCAATGAGGAGTAAGTCATGAACAAACAAAATGCAGTTGAAAAATTCTTCTCCGGAATCGGAGGGGGTAATATGGATGAGATTCTTGAAGCCGTTCATAAAGACGCGGTTTTTGAGGCACAGGGACCCGGTACAGTACCCATTTACAATACATTTCACGGGAAAGAAGGAGTAACAGAGTTTGTGCGGATATTAGGTGAATTGTTCGATACAGAGGACTTTAAGGTGTATGTAACCGCCCCTCACGAAGATTATATTTTCGCCTACGGTCTGATGAAGCACCGGGTCAGGGCGACAGGAAAGATATTCGAGTGCGAATGGGCTCTGGTGTGTAAAATAAAGGAAGGTAAGATAATATCCTACAAGATGTTTGAGGATACCTTCGCGCTTGAGAGAGCATTTAAGGCTTAGCGCATGAGGCATTCGAAAAAAAGAGACAGATACAATATGCTTATAAGCAATTTAAGAACTCATACAGAGTAAAACCAGTATATAAACAAAAAATAGAGGATTGAATTAAATGTATCCTAGTTAATAATTTATATTATGTCTTCAGAAATAGTCAGATACATAAACAAAAAAGACGCCGAACTGCTTCATGAAATAGAACTAGCAGCTAACCAATCAGATCACGACACAGCTCTAAGATTAACAGAAGACAGACTCGCTAAACCTATCGATTTGTCTCGGCCATCAGAAAGACTACTTAAAGGATCACTAGCCGGTTGGCTAATTGACATAGGGACTGAATCCGGACAGGAACAAATTGTTAAAAAAGGTCTTTCTATCTTGGAGAATGAGGAGGCGGTCCTTCGTAAAAATGTAACTCAAGCCAGCTATGATTATAATATTGGAAACGCTTATAGTTCATTATTTGACCTTAAAAAAAGTAAACCTGGTTTCAAATTAAATCCATCCGAAATCCAAGACATCGTTAAGAGTAAATCTCGATATTGGAGAGCTTACAAATCCCTACAAACACACGATAGAGCGTTCTGGGCAAAGTTGTGGGTCAACCTTGGTAATTGTTTGTTAAAATGCAACCGAGTTGTAGAAGCGATTATATACTATGATGATGTAATTACTGAATATCCGAAATTTCCACAGGCAAATGCAAGCAGGGCTGATGCCTTACTCAAATTAAATGAAATATCAGATACCTATTCAATCAATTTACTCGCTCAAGCGATTGAGGGGTATTCAGTAGCAAGCGATTTTGCAGATACATTGTACAATCGTCAAGCTTGGCATATGCGCTCAGAATTACTGAAACAAAAATTATTAGAACATGGATACGACAGCAAAAATATAGAACATGAAACTTCCGAAACTGAATCAGAACATAATCAGCACTCAAAATATCGTAAATTTTGCTTAGAACAACATCTATCCCTTTCTGAGCATTCTATTTACTGTGGATGCGCTGGAGCTAGAAGTGATGATCTCACAGTACCTAAATCATCCGGGCCAATAGGAGGTAATTTTGTTCCTAGAATGGAGTTCATATTAAATCGAGTTAAGTCAGAGTTTACATTTGCTAGATTGATGTATTACCAAGCAGTACTTCCTTTAGAATCCGAATGGGACCTCTTGGAAGATGAAATCCGAATAACACAACTATTTGAGGATGAGATGCATGGCCCTCGCTCTGAAATGCTACGTCTGAGTTTTCGAAATTGTTTTGCAATACTTGATAAAATTGCAATGGCAATTTGCGAATTATTCGAATTAGCTCAGCCTAAGGAAGTATTATATTTTGAGAGCTTCTGGCGATCCCGATGGGAACGTATAAACCAAATCGATAATCCGGCAATAGTTGCCCTATACGCACT comes from the Deltaproteobacteria bacterium genome and includes:
- a CDS encoding MerR family transcriptional regulator, which gives rise to MNKPLKIKDVSELTGLSKHTLRYYEKIGLIDQVKRRGDGHRYYSENDVAWIEFLNRLRVTGMPISRMKTFADLRRKGNSTAGERREMLENFKDDLYQRLTDLSKHLEAIEKKIKHYKELEKKTKSMRSKS
- a CDS encoding nuclear transport factor 2 family protein — encoded protein: MNKQNAVEKFFSGIGGGNMDEILEAVHKDAVFEAQGPGTVPIYNTFHGKEGVTEFVRILGELFDTEDFKVYVTAPHEDYIFAYGLMKHRVRATGKIFECEWALVCKIKEGKIISYKMFEDTFALERAFKA
- a CDS encoding LA2681 family HEPN domain-containing protein → MSSEIVRYINKKDAELLHEIELAANQSDHDTALRLTEDRLAKPIDLSRPSERLLKGSLAGWLIDIGTESGQEQIVKKGLSILENEEAVLRKNVTQASYDYNIGNAYSSLFDLKKSKPGFKLNPSEIQDIVKSKSRYWRAYKSLQTHDRAFWAKLWVNLGNCLLKCNRVVEAIIYYDDVITEYPKFPQANASRADALLKLNEISDTYSINLLAQAIEGYSVASDFADTLYNRQAWHMRSELLKQKLLEHGYDSKNIEHETSETESEHNQHSKYRKFCLEQHLSLSEHSIYCGCAGARSDDLTVPKSSGPIGGNFVPRMEFILNRVKSEFTFARLMYYQAVLPLESEWDLLEDEIRITQLFEDEMHGPRSEMLRLSFRNCFAILDKIAMAICELFELAQPKEVLYFESFWRSRWERINQIDNPAIVALYALATDLNSKTGDWPEFKEWRNAIEHRIFCVLQKENFHSDPYSVVNQNAGDLVVPLDVFHQRALFLLRLTRSAIFSFVFCVRYEGSKLTEGDPSKAITLRGRNEESG